The following coding sequences are from one Anguilla anguilla isolate fAngAng1 chromosome 12, fAngAng1.pri, whole genome shotgun sequence window:
- the clrn1 gene encoding clarin-1 isoform X1, translating into MPSRQKKIIFCLAGLFSFACVLVVAAAMGTQFWVKGTVLCKTGAQLVNATGPELDKFVGKISYGLFHGQRVKQCGLGGRPFRFSFFPHLLDVIPASLHISVILFCSVLIVFSSVASAFFMYNAFGSPYETLHGPLGLYLWSFISCFCSCLVMILFASEVRLHRLSEKIANYNEGSFVYKTYTERFDRSFWMIFFTFLAHTLDILLVRMAGVQFPFQEAKEADMNTGAVDLMY; encoded by the exons ATGCCGAGTCgccaaaagaaaataatattttgtttagcTGGTCTTTTCAGTTTTGCCTGTGTCCTGGTTGTCGCAGCTGCCATGGGAACACAATTTTGGGTGAAGGGAACCGTTCTATGTAAAACCGGTGCTCAACTGGTCAACGCCACTGGACCCGAACTGGACAAATTCGTTGGCAAGATAAGCTACGGTCTTTTCCACGGACAGAGAGTGAAGCAATGTGGGCTTGGTGGGAGACCCTTCCGGTTCTCCT TTTTTCCCCACCTGTTGGACGTGATCCCTGCGAGTCTCCACATCAGCGTGATCCTCTTCTGCTCCGTGCTCATCGTCTTCTCCTCCGTGGCGTCGGCGTTCTTCATGTACAACGCTTTCGGCAGTCCTTACGAAACACTGCACGGCCCCCTGGGCCTGTACCTGTGGAGCTTCATCAGCT GTTTTTGCAGCTGCCTCGTGATGATCCTCTTTGCCTCCGAGGTGAGGCTCCACCGATTGTCAGAAAAGATCGCCAACTACAACGAGGGCAGCTTTGTGTACAAGACCTACACGGAGCGGTTTGACCGCTCCTTCTGGATGATCTTTTTCACCTTCCTCGCGCATACCCTCGACATCCTCCTTGTCCGCATGGCTGGAGTCCAGTTTCCCTTCCAGGAGGCCAAAGAGGCGGACATGAACACGGGGGCCGTGGATCTCATGTACTGA
- the clrn1 gene encoding clarin-1 isoform X2: MSAFRAERPGWLRVPRKSTPDKDAFFGQKKIFPHLLDVIPASLHISVILFCSVLIVFSSVASAFFMYNAFGSPYETLHGPLGLYLWSFISCFCSCLVMILFASEVRLHRLSEKIANYNEGSFVYKTYTERFDRSFWMIFFTFLAHTLDILLVRMAGVQFPFQEAKEADMNTGAVDLMY; encoded by the exons ATGAGTGCATTCAGAGCGGAGCGGCCTGGTTGGCTTCGGGTCCCACGTAAATCAACACCCGATAAAGATGCATTCTTTGGACAGAAGAAGA TTTTTCCCCACCTGTTGGACGTGATCCCTGCGAGTCTCCACATCAGCGTGATCCTCTTCTGCTCCGTGCTCATCGTCTTCTCCTCCGTGGCGTCGGCGTTCTTCATGTACAACGCTTTCGGCAGTCCTTACGAAACACTGCACGGCCCCCTGGGCCTGTACCTGTGGAGCTTCATCAGCT GTTTTTGCAGCTGCCTCGTGATGATCCTCTTTGCCTCCGAGGTGAGGCTCCACCGATTGTCAGAAAAGATCGCCAACTACAACGAGGGCAGCTTTGTGTACAAGACCTACACGGAGCGGTTTGACCGCTCCTTCTGGATGATCTTTTTCACCTTCCTCGCGCATACCCTCGACATCCTCCTTGTCCGCATGGCTGGAGTCCAGTTTCCCTTCCAGGAGGCCAAAGAGGCGGACATGAACACGGGGGCCGTGGATCTCATGTACTGA